A region from the Vicia villosa cultivar HV-30 ecotype Madison, WI linkage group LG3, Vvil1.0, whole genome shotgun sequence genome encodes:
- the LOC131661956 gene encoding jasmonate-induced oxygenase 2-like translates to MLKSQTEWPEPIIRVQSLSEGCIDSIPDRYIKPPTDRPFVNSSSSYDDDDNINIPIIDLQGLYGDDFDVQASIMKQISDACRDWGFFQIINHGVSPDLMDKARETWREFFHMPMEVKQQYANSPTTYEGYGSRLGVEKGAILDWSDYYFMHYLPFAIKDYNKWPASPPSCRDVFDEYGKELVKLSGRLMKILSKNLGLEEKVLENAFGGEEIGACMRVNFYPKCPRPELTLGLSSHSDPGGMTMLLPDDQVAGLQVRKFDNWITVNPAKHAFIVNIGDQIQVLSNAMYKSVEHRVIVNPDKERVSLAFFYNPKSDIPIEPLKQLITPETPALYPPMTFDEYRLFIRTNGPRGKSQVESMKSPR, encoded by the exons ATGTTGAAAAGCCAAACAGAATGGCCAGAGCCAATAATAAGAGTTCAATCTTTATCCGAAGGATGCATAGATTCAATCCCTGATAGGTATATCAAGCCTCCAACTGATAGGCCATTTGTaaactcttcttcttcttatgatgatgatgataatatcAATATCCCTATCATCGATCTTCAAGGTTTATACGGTGACGATTTCGATGTTCAAGCTTCGATAATGAAGCAAATCTCCGACGCTTGTCGGGATTGGGGTTTCTTCCAAATCATAAACCATGGAGTGAGTCCTGATTTGATGGACAAAGCTAGAGAAACATGGCGTGAATTCTTTCACATGCCTATGGAGGTTAAGCAACAATATGCAAACTCTCCAACAACTTATGAAGGGTATGGAAGTAGACTTGGTGTTGAGAAAGGTGCTATTCTTGATTGGAGTGATTACTACTTTATGCACTATCTTCCTTTTGCAATTAAGGATTACAATAAATGGCCTGCCTCTCCTCCCTCTTGCAG GGACGTGTTTGATGAATACGGTAAAGAATTAGTGAAGTTAAGTGGGAGATTAATGAAGATTTTATCGAAAAATCTTGGATTAGAAGAAAAAGTATTAGAGAATGCATTTGGGGGAGAAGAGATAGGAGCATGCATGAGAGTGAATTTTTATCCAAAATGTCCAAGGCCAGAATTGACATTAGGATTATCATCACACTCAGACCCAGGAGGGATGACTATGTTGCTACCTGATGATCAAGTGGCAGGGCTTCAAGTTAGAAAATTTGATAATTGGATTACGGTCAATCCTGCTAAACATGCCTTCATCGTCAACATTGGTGACCAAATACAG GTTCTAAGCAATGCAATGTACAAGAGTGTGGAGCACAGAGTGATTGTAAATCCAGACAAAGAAAGAGTTTCTCTTGCTTTCTTCTATAACCCCAAAAGTGACATACCCATTGAGCCATTAAAACAGCTTATAACTCCTGAAACACCTGCACTCTATCCCCCAATGACCTTTGATGAATACAGACTCTTCATTAGAACGAATGGACCTCGTGGCAAATCTCAAGTTGAATCCATGAAATCTCCTAGATAA